In a genomic window of Paramecium tetraurelia macronuclear, complete genome:
- a CDS encoding ER retention receptor, with the protein MNKFLILAELIHFLSFVLLYYKIKKTRSCLGISYKTQEIYLLVFLTRFCDLNIHFETIDYVLRLFYLTLTVLLIYTIKFQKPFCLTYQKDQDQSQFFVYIYPAACLLTLIFHTGTSLSQICQSFSIWLEALAILPQMNLMQKIQDVENLAGYYVLCLGVYRGLYVISWYCRVFHAGWWCSTTIFGGTLAVLVYSDFVYLFFKNRGAFKVFV; encoded by the exons atgaacaaatttctaattttagcAGAGCTTATCCACTTTCTGTCTTTTGTGTtgctttattataaaatcaagaaaacTCGAAGTTGCTTAGGGATATCATATAAAACCCAAGAGATATATTTGTTAGTATTTTTAACAAGATTTTGTGATCTGAATATACATTTTGAGACAATAGATTATGTGCttagattattttacttaacTTTGACAgtccttttaatttatacgattaaattttaaaagccTTTTTGTTTG ACTTATCAAAAAGATTAGGATTAATCCTAATTCTTTGTATATATTTATCCTGCAGCTTGTCTCCTCACTTTAATTTTCCATACAGGCACATCCTTGTCTTAGATATGCtaatcattttctatttgGCTAGAAGCATTAGCAATTTTACcacaaatgaatttaatgtAGAAAATTTAAGACGTGGAAAATTTAGCAGGATACTATGTCTTATGTTTAGGAGTTTATAGAGGTCTTTATGTGATAAGTTGGTATTGTAGAGTATTTCATGCTGGTTGGTGGTGCTCAACGACCATTTTTGGAGGAACATTAGCTGTTCTTGTTTATTCAGATTtcgtttatttattttttaagaatagaGGCGCGTTTAAAGtttttgtttga